One segment of Candidatus Limnocylindrales bacterium DNA contains the following:
- a CDS encoding TonB family protein has protein sequence MRDQAPESFGMARFDPRLLRALLWSLAGHVAVVAALLLYSMFAPAPRPFEMPGGAMVDLVSPPGDSAVFKVGPLAAPKGGKTQPAKPAAPKPPEAAKPQPKSPAPPAAEPTPKPKPEPPKAEPKPEPKPEPKPEPKPEPKPEPKPEPKPEPKPEPKPAPKPEPKPQAKPAPQPAAKPEPPKEEGKPAGKADAKDEPKKEPVRPLPKPAPLGPTGSTTPAPSKPGPASAASPGAVEPGAGEQPGGGSFGTPGGGGGGGATRSPEYYAYIAYIYSLVKSEWIWNGSQDPALAVAVRVSILPDGRIADTRVTERSGNALFDESAINALRAIGSLAPPPPSVRSEFADITLVFHPPGSDE, from the coding sequence ATGCGCGACCAGGCGCCCGAAAGCTTCGGGATGGCGCGCTTCGACCCCCGACTTCTGCGCGCCCTGCTGTGGTCGCTGGCCGGCCATGTCGCCGTCGTCGCGGCGCTTTTGCTTTACTCGATGTTCGCGCCGGCACCGCGGCCATTCGAGATGCCGGGCGGCGCGATGGTGGATCTGGTCTCTCCGCCGGGCGACTCGGCGGTTTTCAAAGTTGGGCCGCTCGCCGCGCCGAAAGGCGGCAAGACGCAGCCGGCCAAGCCGGCCGCTCCCAAGCCGCCCGAAGCAGCCAAGCCGCAGCCGAAGTCGCCGGCGCCGCCGGCGGCCGAGCCGACACCCAAGCCCAAGCCCGAGCCGCCGAAGGCCGAACCGAAGCCGGAGCCGAAGCCGGAACCGAAGCCGGAGCCGAAGCCGGAACCGAAGCCGGAGCCCAAACCGGAGCCGAAACCGGAGCCGAAACCGGAGCCGAAACCAGCACCAAAGCCCGAGCCCAAGCCGCAGGCGAAGCCGGCGCCGCAGCCTGCTGCCAAACCGGAGCCGCCCAAGGAAGAAGGAAAGCCCGCGGGCAAAGCGGATGCGAAGGACGAGCCGAAGAAGGAGCCCGTCAGGCCGTTGCCGAAGCCCGCACCTCTGGGGCCGACCGGATCCACGACACCGGCACCGTCCAAGCCAGGGCCCGCCTCGGCGGCATCGCCAGGTGCGGTCGAGCCCGGCGCCGGCGAACAGCCGGGCGGTGGATCCTTCGGAACGCCGGGCGGCGGTGGTGGCGGTGGGGCCACGCGCAGCCCCGAGTACTACGCCTACATCGCCTACATCTATTCGCTGGTGAAGTCGGAGTGGATCTGGAACGGCTCGCAGGATCCGGCGCTGGCCGTGGCAGTTCGAGTCAGCATTCTTCCCGACGGGAGAATCGCCGACACGCGCGTGACCGAGCGCTCCGGAAATGCGCTCTTCGACGAATCGGCGATCAACGCCCTCCGTGCGATCGGGTCGCTGGCGCCGCCGCCGCCGAGCGTACGGTCGGAATTCGCGGACATCACGCTGGTGTTCCATCCCCCGGGGAGCGACGAGTAG
- the tsf gene encoding translation elongation factor Ts, which translates to MSIDAKTVKDLRDRTGAGMMDCKKALAEAEGDLERAVSILREKGLAGASKKAGRVAAEGAIGIYSSADSKSAVILELNCETDFVAKTEPFRQLLDKLGNALLAASATEGTGETAADVTIAGGQPIGEVLREAVASIGENIGLRRFTRYTTSGIVGSYVHAGGKIGVIVELDGADSRHEELAKSLAMQVAAAFPRYVSRDQVAEHELAGEREIFKQQALASGKPEKIVEKIVDGRIEKFYGETCLLEQEYVRDSDVTITKLIAGVAKETGATLQVKRFARYQLGEGIEKKQSNLAAEVAQTIGHSA; encoded by the coding sequence ATGAGCATCGACGCCAAGACCGTCAAGGACCTGCGCGACCGTACCGGCGCGGGCATGATGGATTGCAAGAAGGCGCTGGCCGAGGCCGAAGGTGACCTCGAGCGCGCGGTTTCCATCCTCCGCGAAAAGGGCCTTGCCGGTGCGTCCAAGAAGGCCGGCCGCGTGGCCGCCGAGGGCGCCATCGGCATCTACTCGAGCGCCGATTCCAAAAGCGCGGTGATCCTCGAGCTCAACTGCGAGACCGACTTCGTCGCCAAGACCGAGCCGTTTCGCCAGCTTCTCGACAAGCTCGGCAACGCGCTGCTCGCCGCTTCCGCCACCGAGGGAACCGGCGAAACCGCGGCCGACGTCACGATTGCCGGTGGCCAGCCCATCGGCGAGGTGCTGCGCGAGGCGGTTGCCTCCATCGGCGAGAACATCGGGCTGCGGCGCTTCACCAGGTACACCACCAGCGGCATCGTCGGCAGCTACGTGCACGCCGGCGGCAAGATCGGCGTGATCGTCGAGCTCGACGGCGCCGACTCGCGCCACGAGGAGCTCGCAAAGTCGCTCGCCATGCAGGTGGCCGCGGCCTTTCCGCGCTACGTCTCGCGCGACCAGGTCGCCGAGCACGAGCTGGCGGGCGAGCGCGAGATTTTCAAGCAGCAGGCGCTCGCTTCGGGCAAGCCCGAGAAGATCGTCGAGAAGATCGTCGATGGCCGCATCGAGAAGTTCTACGGCGAGACGTGCCTTCTCGAGCAGGAGTACGTGCGCGACTCCGACGTCACCATCACCAAGCTCATCGCCGGCGTCGCCAAGGAAACGGGCGCCACGCTCCAGGTGAAGCGCTTCGCGCGCTATCAGCTCGGCGAGGGCATCGAGAAGAAGCAGAGCAATCTCGCCGCCGAGGTCGCTCAGACGATCGGCCACAGCGCCTGA
- the tolR gene encoding protein TolR, protein MGGGEESGEGGTVAGINVTPLVDVMLVLLVIFMVTAPIIQQGVDVQLPKAGGNQMQGDDVALVVSVTNEGKVYLNDTQTNPEKLATTIKGILAEKPHQIVYVRGDTRADYGIVVEVIASLKAAGIDKLGLITEPGAT, encoded by the coding sequence ATGGGCGGCGGAGAGGAATCGGGCGAGGGCGGGACCGTAGCCGGCATCAACGTCACCCCGCTGGTCGACGTGATGCTGGTGCTGCTGGTCATCTTCATGGTGACGGCGCCCATCATCCAGCAGGGCGTGGACGTGCAGCTGCCGAAGGCGGGCGGCAATCAGATGCAGGGCGACGACGTGGCTCTGGTCGTCTCGGTGACCAACGAAGGCAAGGTCTACCTCAACGACACGCAGACCAATCCGGAAAAGCTTGCCACGACGATCAAGGGCATCCTCGCCGAGAAACCGCACCAGATCGTCTACGTGCGCGGCGACACGCGCGCCGACTATGGCATCGTCGTCGAGGTCATCGCTTCGCTCAAAGCGGCGGGCATCGACAAGCTCGGCCTCATCACCGAGCCCGGAGCGACATAG
- the pyrH gene encoding UMP kinase — translation MLLKLSGESLAGEGDYGISPSMVGQLAGEIRDAHRLGTELALVVGGGNIFRGLKAADMGMDRATGDYMGMLATVLNSLAVQDSLEKLDVPTRVLSALEIREVAEPYIRRRATRHLEKGRVVIFAAGTGNPFFTTDTAASLRAVEIGADVIMKATRVDGVYDADPEKVAGARRFESLTHFEVLERGLRVMDTTAISLCMENEMPIIVFDVTRPGNIVRAIAGEAIGTIVGGEGRADAR, via the coding sequence GTGCTGCTCAAGCTGAGCGGTGAGTCGCTGGCCGGCGAGGGGGATTACGGCATCAGCCCGAGCATGGTCGGGCAGCTCGCGGGCGAGATTCGCGACGCGCATCGCCTCGGCACCGAGCTGGCTCTGGTCGTCGGCGGCGGCAACATCTTCCGCGGGCTCAAGGCCGCCGACATGGGCATGGACCGCGCCACCGGCGACTACATGGGCATGCTCGCCACGGTACTCAACAGTCTGGCGGTGCAGGATTCGCTCGAAAAGCTCGACGTGCCGACCCGCGTCCTGTCGGCGCTGGAGATCCGCGAAGTGGCCGAGCCCTATATCCGGCGCCGCGCAACGCGGCACCTGGAGAAGGGACGTGTGGTGATCTTCGCCGCGGGCACGGGCAATCCTTTCTTCACCACCGACACGGCGGCAAGCTTGCGGGCGGTCGAGATCGGCGCCGACGTCATCATGAAAGCGACGCGGGTGGACGGCGTCTACGATGCCGATCCGGAGAAGGTCGCTGGTGCCAGGCGCTTCGAGTCGCTGACGCACTTCGAGGTGCTCGAGCGTGGACTGCGCGTGATGGACACCACTGCGATCTCGCTTTGCATGGAGAACGAGATGCCGATCATCGTCTTCGATGTCACGCGCCCCGGCAACATCGTGCGGGCGATCGCGGGCGAAGCGATCGGTACGATCGTAGGAGGAGAGGGGCGAGCCGACGCTCGATGA
- the frr gene encoding ribosome recycling factor: MTDEILKDLQNQMQETIVSLKRDMARIRAGRATPALLDHVFVDYYGSSTPLNKLATVSAPEARLLLVQPFDKSTVGAIDKAIRTSDLGLSPVSDGHLLRIPIPELTGERRKDLVKQLKKEAEQHKVSARSHRRDANELLKEAENEKEITQDEHRAAVEKVQKLTDETIHQIDALVAAKEQEIMSI; the protein is encoded by the coding sequence ATGACCGACGAAATCCTCAAGGATCTGCAGAACCAGATGCAGGAGACGATCGTGTCTCTGAAGCGCGACATGGCGCGCATCCGTGCCGGCCGCGCCACGCCCGCGCTTCTCGACCACGTCTTCGTCGACTACTACGGCTCCTCGACGCCGCTGAACAAGCTGGCGACCGTCTCCGCTCCGGAGGCGCGCCTGCTGCTGGTGCAGCCGTTCGACAAGAGCACCGTGGGCGCCATCGACAAGGCCATCCGCACCTCCGATCTCGGCCTCTCGCCGGTCAGCGACGGCCACCTGCTGCGGATTCCGATCCCCGAGCTGACGGGCGAGCGCCGCAAGGATCTGGTCAAGCAACTCAAGAAAGAGGCCGAGCAGCACAAGGTCTCGGCGCGCAGTCATCGGCGCGATGCCAACGAGCTCCTGAAGGAAGCCGAGAACGAGAAGGAAATCACCCAGGACGAGCACCGCGCCGCCGTGGAGAAGGTTCAGAAGCTGACCGACGAGACGATCCACCAGATCGACGCGCTCGTGGCGGCCAAAGAACAAGAGATCATGTCGATCTGA
- the rpsB gene encoding 30S ribosomal protein S2 → MSQVTMKQLLEAGVHFGHQTSRWNPKMRPYIFGARNGIHIIDLQQTVNLFREACDFVREVTARGGTLLFVGTKKQAQEAIRTEAERCGQYYVNNRWLGGTLTNFQTIKQSIDRLRKLEETLADPTSATVYKKKERLLMQRELDKLQFNLEGIREMKRPPDAIFVIDPDREQIAVAEANRLKIPVVAVVDTNCDPDRIAYCVPGNDDAIRAIRLFCAAMADSALEGAAESKERSAIADKGDSNAFSSAALYSDMAGAGAEHTFSDGSQTPFAAGDFDTGASE, encoded by the coding sequence ATGAGCCAGGTTACGATGAAACAGCTGCTGGAAGCCGGAGTGCACTTCGGCCACCAGACCAGCCGCTGGAACCCCAAAATGCGCCCCTACATCTTCGGCGCGCGCAACGGCATCCACATCATCGACCTTCAGCAGACGGTCAATCTTTTCCGTGAGGCCTGCGATTTCGTTCGCGAAGTCACCGCCCGGGGAGGGACGCTGCTGTTCGTGGGCACCAAGAAGCAGGCGCAGGAGGCCATCAGGACGGAGGCCGAGCGCTGCGGTCAGTACTACGTCAACAACCGCTGGCTGGGCGGCACGCTGACGAACTTCCAGACCATCAAGCAGTCCATCGATCGCCTGCGCAAGCTCGAGGAGACCCTGGCCGATCCCACCAGCGCCACGGTCTACAAGAAGAAAGAGCGCCTGCTCATGCAGCGCGAGCTCGACAAGCTCCAGTTCAACCTCGAAGGCATCCGCGAGATGAAGCGCCCGCCCGATGCCATCTTCGTCATCGATCCCGACCGGGAGCAGATCGCGGTGGCCGAGGCCAACCGCCTGAAGATCCCCGTGGTCGCGGTGGTCGACACCAACTGCGATCCCGACCGTATCGCCTACTGCGTGCCAGGCAACGACGACGCGATCCGCGCCATCCGCCTTTTCTGCGCCGCAATGGCCGACTCGGCTTTGGAAGGAGCGGCCGAATCCAAGGAGCGCAGCGCGATCGCCGACAAGGGCGACAGCAACGCGTTCAGCTCGGCTGCGCTTTATTCCGACATGGCCGGCGCGGGCGCCGAGCACACGTTCTCGGACGGCTCCCAGACGCCGTTCGCTGCCGGCGACTTCGATACGGGTGCCAGCGAATGA
- a CDS encoding bifunctional riboflavin kinase/FAD synthetase: protein MRIVRSLDRARGSVRAPVVTIGNFDGVHHGHQVILRQLIRDARARHAPAVVLTFDPHPVAVVRPQAAPRLLMTLGDRLATLARHGVDVTVVQRFSRDFAAIEADDFIRRFLVEILDAQKILVGHDLNFGRGRSGNVDTLIAAGARHGFAVEVIGPVEVDGVPVHSSRIRELVAAGDVASAHRLLGRPHRVRGRVRHGAGRGKGLGFATANVRPRTPLPPGDGVYVTVVHLDGQELDSVTSIGSTPTFGGGESVIEAHIFADVGDIYGRPIALDFLARLRDQQRFESPTALVAQIEKDVAEAKAVLAARRG, encoded by the coding sequence ATGAGGATCGTCCGTAGTCTCGACCGCGCTCGCGGGTCGGTACGCGCACCGGTCGTCACGATCGGCAACTTCGACGGCGTCCACCACGGCCACCAGGTCATCCTCCGACAGCTGATTCGCGACGCTCGTGCCCGCCACGCGCCCGCGGTCGTTCTGACGTTCGATCCGCATCCGGTCGCCGTCGTGCGTCCGCAGGCCGCGCCGCGCCTGCTGATGACGCTCGGCGACCGCCTCGCCACGCTGGCCCGCCACGGCGTCGACGTCACGGTCGTGCAGCGCTTCTCGCGCGACTTCGCCGCCATCGAGGCCGACGACTTCATACGGCGCTTCCTCGTCGAGATTCTGGACGCGCAGAAGATCCTGGTCGGCCACGATCTCAATTTCGGTCGCGGCCGCAGCGGCAACGTCGATACGTTGATCGCGGCGGGAGCCCGGCACGGCTTTGCCGTCGAGGTGATCGGGCCGGTGGAGGTCGACGGCGTTCCGGTCCATTCGAGCCGCATCCGTGAGCTCGTCGCCGCGGGCGACGTGGCGTCCGCGCATCGCCTGCTCGGAAGGCCGCACCGCGTGCGCGGGCGCGTGCGGCACGGCGCCGGCCGCGGCAAGGGGCTCGGCTTCGCGACCGCCAACGTGCGGCCGCGCACGCCGCTGCCGCCCGGCGACGGCGTCTATGTCACGGTGGTCCATCTGGACGGACAGGAACTCGACAGCGTGACTTCCATCGGCAGCACGCCGACGTTCGGAGGCGGCGAGAGCGTCATCGAGGCCCACATCTTCGCGGACGTCGGGGACATCTACGGGCGCCCCATCGCGCTCGACTTTCTGGCCAGGCTCCGCGACCAGCAGCGCTTCGAGTCGCCCACAGCCCTGGTCGCGCAGATCGAGAAGGACGTCGCCGAGGCCAAGGCCGTGCTGGCCGCGCGCCGTGGCTGA
- a CDS encoding OmpA family protein, with translation MTMGLGRVWVGRVRVATVVIGVGLALGLTSGCSSKQSDSELESDSSLSDSEFGGSRGSLADAQAGRRVGGGRFEEIYFAYDSSELDSAGTQAVRYNAELLRAEKGRIEIEGHCDERGTAEYNLALGARRAKAVRDGLVAVGISSSRLSTVSYGEELPVCRESSESCWSQNRRAHLVDLTE, from the coding sequence ATGACCATGGGTCTTGGACGTGTGTGGGTGGGGCGGGTCAGAGTGGCGACCGTCGTCATCGGTGTCGGCCTTGCGTTGGGGTTGACGAGCGGCTGCTCGTCGAAGCAATCGGACAGCGAGCTCGAATCGGACTCGTCGCTGAGCGACAGCGAATTCGGCGGCTCGCGCGGAAGCCTGGCCGATGCGCAGGCAGGCCGCCGCGTCGGCGGCGGCCGTTTCGAAGAAATCTATTTCGCCTACGATTCCTCCGAGCTCGATAGCGCGGGCACGCAGGCCGTCCGTTACAACGCCGAGCTGCTGCGCGCCGAAAAGGGACGCATCGAGATCGAAGGCCACTGCGACGAGCGCGGGACGGCCGAGTACAACCTGGCGCTGGGTGCGCGCCGCGCCAAGGCGGTCCGCGACGGCCTGGTTGCGGTCGGCATCAGCTCGTCACGCCTGTCGACGGTCAGCTACGGCGAGGAGCTGCCGGTGTGCCGCGAGTCCAGCGAGTCATGCTGGAGCCAGAACCGGCGCGCTCACCTCGTCGATCTGACGGAGTAG
- the ybgF gene encoding tol-pal system protein YbgF produces MTNSRLHVLLLAALTATLAACSAQQGGNVERRYEDLRTLVLEQRRAIEDLQREQETMQAALDEMRFGRRPSSRPVYGPSGAGLEQDRYRQPTSPMTAQPEFPVDEPADEDPRAGDVASIPQTQPDRPAPAAPQGGSVPTDLVGTSYDSAMRSLNAGDHDEAIQSFRNFLHDNASSPYADDAQYWIGEAYFRKGLYHRAIIELNLVSTSYGSGDRAPAALLRQAEAFRIVGDRVDARLSLQKVINRYPGTDEAAKASRMLNEIGG; encoded by the coding sequence ATGACCAACTCCCGCCTGCATGTTCTCCTGCTTGCCGCTCTGACGGCGACGCTGGCCGCCTGCTCCGCGCAGCAGGGCGGCAACGTCGAGCGTCGCTACGAAGACCTGCGCACGCTCGTTCTCGAGCAGCGCCGGGCCATCGAGGACCTGCAGCGCGAGCAGGAGACGATGCAGGCGGCGCTCGACGAGATGCGCTTCGGGCGGCGGCCGAGCAGCCGCCCCGTGTACGGTCCCTCCGGCGCAGGCCTGGAACAGGATCGCTACCGCCAACCGACCTCCCCGATGACTGCCCAGCCCGAGTTCCCCGTCGACGAGCCCGCCGACGAGGATCCGCGCGCGGGCGACGTTGCCTCGATCCCGCAGACGCAGCCGGACCGTCCGGCGCCGGCTGCACCGCAGGGAGGCTCGGTCCCGACCGACCTCGTCGGCACGAGCTATGATTCGGCAATGCGCTCGCTCAATGCGGGCGACCACGACGAAGCCATCCAGTCGTTCCGCAACTTCCTTCACGACAACGCGTCGTCGCCGTACGCGGACGATGCGCAGTACTGGATCGGTGAGGCCTACTTCCGCAAGGGTCTCTACCACCGCGCCATCATCGAGCTGAACCTGGTATCGACCAGCTACGGCTCGGGCGATCGTGCGCCTGCAGCGCTGCTGCGGCAGGCCGAAGCCTTCCGCATCGTCGGCGACCGCGTCGACGCGCGCCTGAGCCTGCAAAAGGTCATCAACCGCTACCCGGGCACCGACGAGGCCGCCAAGGCCTCGCGCATGCTCAACGAGATCGGCGGATGA
- a CDS encoding RluA family pseudouridine synthase, giving the protein MPPGGGGARLDVWLAAQPDAPTRSQIKLACEQGRLRIGDRPVRPSMRLRGGETVVLVGSPAEDAEAAPVAEAIELRVLYEDEDIVAVDKPAGMVVHPAAGNRAGTLVNAILHRYSASAAAALPHRAGIVHRLDRDTSGVILVARTVVAHEALSKQFRERSVRKEYLALVHGLVRSGGTIDAPIGRHPSDRKRMSTHARRSRSAVSDYEPRELFERAGATLLEVRPRTGRTHQIRVHLAARGWPIVGDKVYGRRPGTRPAHPRQALHAAAIEIERPCDGRRIRIEAPLAADLHALLDSLRGGGPGRGNPG; this is encoded by the coding sequence GTGCCGCCCGGCGGCGGCGGTGCGCGTCTGGATGTGTGGCTGGCCGCGCAGCCCGATGCTCCGACTCGGTCGCAAATCAAGCTTGCTTGCGAGCAGGGCCGGCTGCGCATCGGCGACAGACCGGTGCGGCCCTCGATGAGACTGCGCGGCGGAGAGACGGTCGTGCTCGTGGGCTCGCCCGCCGAGGATGCCGAAGCGGCACCTGTCGCCGAAGCCATCGAGCTGCGCGTGCTCTACGAGGACGAGGACATCGTGGCGGTGGACAAGCCGGCGGGAATGGTCGTGCATCCTGCAGCCGGCAATCGCGCCGGCACCCTCGTCAACGCCATCCTTCACCGTTACTCGGCCTCGGCTGCGGCCGCTTTGCCTCATCGCGCCGGGATCGTGCACCGGCTCGATCGCGATACCTCCGGCGTCATTCTGGTGGCGCGCACGGTGGTGGCGCACGAAGCGCTATCCAAGCAATTCCGCGAGCGCAGCGTGCGCAAGGAGTATCTGGCACTGGTGCATGGGCTGGTGCGCAGCGGCGGGACCATCGATGCGCCGATCGGCCGCCACCCCAGCGACCGCAAGCGGATGTCGACGCACGCACGGCGATCGCGCAGCGCCGTCTCCGACTACGAGCCGCGCGAGCTGTTCGAGCGCGCCGGCGCCACCCTGCTCGAGGTGCGTCCGCGCACGGGACGCACGCACCAGATCCGCGTGCACCTGGCCGCCCGTGGGTGGCCGATCGTCGGCGACAAGGTCTACGGACGGCGGCCTGGCACCCGGCCAGCGCATCCTCGTCAGGCCCTGCATGCTGCGGCGATCGAAATCGAGCGGCCTTGCGACGGGCGGCGCATCCGCATCGAAGCGCCGCTGGCCGCCGACCTGCATGCGCTGCTGGACTCGCTTCGAGGGGGCGGGCCAGGCCGGGGGAATCCTGGTTGA
- the tolB gene encoding Tol-Pal system beta propeller repeat protein TolB → MEIFSRSRIVTAMAAALTLAAVAGSASAQPRIDIYGPGANKVPIAVAPLAALGGDDPALEREFARVLDHDLELSGMYRVIDRSAYIEGVPAGPFAPEKVNFLNWQALGARGLVLGRYERRGGEVTLEFAYFDVPGRSMLGGRRIRGSAGDVARMAHRTADAILEFTTGIPGPFDSRIAFISNRNQRMKDVHVMTLDGAVQKVTDHRSITMAPSWSPDLGSIVFTSFRGGNAGLWSVRLGSRAETQIAAKMGLNIGGTWHPGGRVLAVAREEAGNTDIFALEMATSGQQRLTEHWGIDVDPSWSPDGRRLAFCSSRGGTPQVYTMGYPDKSVSRVTFQGSYNCAPAWSPDGRYIAYAGRVGRDFHIFVVPAGGGTPRQVTFVGSNEDPSWSPDSRFIAFSRETKNRKKLWLADVTGHWEHELTTGNGDDTSPSWSRRLD, encoded by the coding sequence ATGGAGATTTTCTCTCGCAGTCGAATCGTTACCGCGATGGCCGCGGCGCTGACGCTGGCCGCCGTGGCAGGAAGCGCGTCGGCGCAGCCACGCATCGACATCTACGGCCCCGGCGCCAACAAGGTGCCGATCGCGGTCGCTCCGCTGGCAGCGCTCGGCGGCGACGATCCTGCTCTCGAGCGGGAGTTCGCACGCGTCCTCGACCACGACCTCGAGCTGAGCGGCATGTACCGCGTCATCGACCGCTCGGCCTACATCGAAGGCGTGCCGGCGGGCCCGTTCGCGCCCGAGAAGGTGAACTTCCTGAACTGGCAGGCGCTCGGCGCACGCGGCCTGGTGCTCGGCCGCTACGAGCGACGCGGCGGAGAGGTGACTCTGGAGTTCGCCTACTTCGACGTGCCGGGCCGCTCGATGCTCGGTGGCCGCCGCATCCGCGGCTCTGCCGGCGACGTCGCGCGCATGGCGCACCGGACGGCCGATGCGATTCTCGAGTTCACCACCGGCATCCCCGGGCCCTTCGACTCCCGGATCGCCTTCATCTCCAACCGCAATCAGCGGATGAAGGACGTGCACGTGATGACGCTCGACGGCGCCGTCCAGAAGGTCACCGACCACCGCTCCATCACGATGGCGCCGTCGTGGAGCCCCGACCTCGGCTCGATCGTCTTCACCAGCTTCCGCGGCGGCAACGCCGGGCTGTGGAGCGTGCGGCTGGGATCGCGTGCCGAGACCCAGATCGCCGCCAAGATGGGACTGAACATCGGCGGCACCTGGCACCCCGGCGGCCGCGTCCTGGCGGTTGCCCGCGAGGAGGCTGGCAACACCGACATCTTCGCGCTCGAGATGGCCACCAGCGGACAGCAGCGCCTGACCGAGCACTGGGGCATCGACGTCGATCCGTCGTGGTCGCCCGACGGCCGGCGCCTGGCGTTCTGCTCGTCGCGCGGAGGCACTCCGCAGGTCTACACGATGGGCTATCCCGACAAGTCGGTTTCGCGCGTGACATTCCAGGGCAGCTACAACTGCGCTCCCGCCTGGTCGCCCGACGGCCGCTACATCGCCTACGCCGGGCGCGTCGGTCGCGACTTCCACATCTTCGTCGTTCCGGCCGGCGGCGGTACGCCGCGGCAAGTGACGTTCGTCGGCTCCAATGAAGACCCGTCATGGTCGCCAGACTCGCGCTTCATCGCGTTCTCGCGCGAGACCAAGAATCGCAAGAAACTGTGGCTTGCAGATGTCACAGGTCACTGGGAACACGAATTGACCACCGGCAATGGGGATGATACTTCCCCAAGTTGGTCGAGGCGGCTTGATTAG
- the rho gene encoding transcription termination factor Rho has protein sequence MGRQRHNNSRPKDDITPEEEQAAAAPVPGMPTLDLKELKQKTARELADIARDLGVEGVATMRKQELIFKLLEAQAAKSGNVFGEGVLEILPDGFGFLRAPDSNYLPGPDDIYISPSQVRRFGLRTGDVVSGLIRSPKEGERYFALLKVSAINYDEPEKARDKVLFDNLTPLYPNEPLVLSHDPTDYTTRVIDLMVPIGKGQRALIVAAPRTGKTVMLQSIAHGIAENNKEVILIVLLIDERPEEVTDMQRSVKGEVISSTFDEPPTRHVQVAEMVIEKAKRLVEHGRDVVILLDSITRLARAYNATVPPSGKILSGGVDSNALRGPKKFFGAARNIEDGGSLTIIGTALVDTGSRMDEVIFEEFKGTGNCEIHLDRRLMDRRVFPTIDIQKSGTRKEDLLLEKDALTRVFVLRKLLTQLNTVEAMEFLLGKMKGTKTNKEFLDSMNQ, from the coding sequence ATGGGGCGCCAGAGGCACAACAACTCCCGTCCCAAGGACGACATCACGCCCGAGGAGGAACAGGCGGCGGCGGCACCGGTCCCCGGGATGCCCACGCTCGATCTCAAGGAGCTCAAGCAGAAGACGGCGCGCGAGCTGGCCGATATTGCGCGCGACCTCGGCGTCGAGGGCGTCGCCACGATGCGCAAGCAGGAGCTGATCTTCAAGCTCCTGGAGGCGCAGGCGGCCAAGAGCGGAAACGTCTTCGGTGAAGGCGTTCTCGAAATCCTCCCGGACGGCTTCGGCTTCCTTCGCGCCCCCGACTCGAACTATCTGCCCGGCCCGGACGACATCTACATCTCCCCCAGCCAGGTCCGCCGTTTCGGCCTTCGTACCGGCGACGTCGTCTCCGGCCTGATCCGCTCTCCCAAGGAAGGCGAGCGATATTTCGCGCTGCTCAAGGTCTCGGCGATCAACTACGACGAGCCGGAGAAGGCACGCGACAAGGTCCTGTTCGACAACCTGACGCCGCTGTATCCCAACGAGCCGCTCGTCCTGTCGCACGACCCGACCGACTACACCACGCGCGTCATCGACCTCATGGTCCCGATCGGCAAGGGCCAGCGCGCCCTGATCGTCGCCGCGCCGCGCACGGGAAAGACGGTGATGCTGCAGTCGATCGCGCACGGCATCGCCGAGAACAACAAGGAAGTGATCCTCATCGTTCTGCTCATCGATGAGCGGCCCGAGGAAGTCACTGACATGCAGCGCTCGGTCAAGGGCGAGGTCATTTCCTCGACGTTCGACGAGCCGCCGACGCGCCACGTGCAGGTGGCCGAGATGGTGATCGAGAAGGCCAAGCGCCTGGTCGAGCACGGCCGCGACGTGGTGATTCTGCTCGATTCGATCACCCGACTTGCGCGCGCCTACAACGCCACCGTGCCGCCGAGCGGCAAGATCCTGTCGGGCGGCGTGGATTCCAACGCCCTGCGCGGGCCGAAGAAGTTCTTCGGCGCGGCCCGCAACATCGAGGACGGCGGCAGCCTGACCATCATCGGCACCGCGCTCGTCGACACCGGCAGCCGAATGGACGAGGTCATCTTCGAGGAGTTCAAGGGCACCGGTAACTGCGAGATCCATCTGGACCGCCGCCTGATGGACCGGCGCGTGTTCCCCACCATCGACATCCAGAAGTCGGGTACCCGCAAGGAAGACCTGCTGCTGGAGAAGGACGCTCTGACGCGGGTGTTCGTCCTCCGCAAGCTGCTGACGCAGCTGAACACGGTCGAGGCGATGGAATTCCTGCTCGGCAAGATGAAGGGAACGAAGACGAACAAGGAATTCCTGGACTCGATGAACCAGTAG